One part of the Muntiacus reevesi chromosome 18, mMunRee1.1, whole genome shotgun sequence genome encodes these proteins:
- the AURKB gene encoding aurora kinase B isoform X2: protein MSRSNAQPTAAPGQKVVENSSGTPNIPKRSFTIDDFEIGRPLGKGKFGNVYLAREKKSHFIVALKVLFKSQIEKEGVEHQLRREIEIQAHLQHPNILRLYNYFYDRRRIYLILEYAPRGELYKELQKSRTFDEQRTATIMEELADALTYCHAKKVIHRDIKPENLLLGLRGELKIADFGWSVHAPSLRRKTMCGTLDYLPPEMIEGRTHNEKVDLWCIGVLCYELLVGNPPFESASHNETYRRIVKVDLKFPPSVPMGAQDLISKLLKHNPSERLPLAQVSAHPWVRAHSRRVLPPSAPQSVP from the exons ATGAGTCGTTCCAATGCCCAGCCCACAG CTGCCCCTGGTCAGAAGGTGGTGGAGAACAGCAGTGGGACCCCCAACATCCCGAA GCGTTCCTTCACAATCGATGACTTTGAGATTGGGCGTCCTCTGGGCAAAGGCAAGTTTGGAAATGTGTACTTGGCTCGGGAGAAGAAAAGCCATTTCATCGTGGCGCTCAAAGTCCTCTTCAAGTCTCAGATTGAGAAGGAGGGTGTGGAGCACCAGCTGCGTAGAGAGATCGAAATCCAAGCCCATCTGCA ACATCCCAACATCTTGCGTCTCTACAACTATTTCTACGACCGGCGAAGGATCTACTTGATTCTGGAGTATGCCCCCCGAGGGGAGCTCTACAAGGAGCTGCAGAAGAGCCGAACTTTTGACGAGCAGCGAACAGCCACG ATCATGGAGGAGCTGGCAGATGCTCTGACGTACTGCCATGCGAAGAAGGTGATTCACAGAGACATCAAGCCAGAGAACCTGCTCTTGGGGCTCCGGGGAGAGCTGAAGATTGCTGACTTCGGCTGGTCGGTGCATGCCCCCTCCCTGAG gaggAAGACAATGTGCGGCACTCTGGACTACCTGCCCCCAGAGATGATTGAGGGGCGCACGCACAATGAGAAGGTGGACCTGTGGTGCATCGGTGTGCTCTGCTACGAGCTGCTGGTGGGAAACCCACCCTTTGAGAGTGCTTCCCACAATGAGACGTACCGGCGCATTGTCAAG GTGGACCTAAAGTTCCCTCCTTCTGTGCCCATGGGAGCCCAGGACCTCATCTCCAAGCTGCTCAAGCATAACCCCTCAGAACGCCTGCCACTGGCCCAGGTCTCAGCCCACCCTTGGGTCCGGGCCCACTCTCGCAGGGTACTGCCTCCCTCCGCCCCTCA
- the CTC1 gene encoding CST complex subunit CTC1 isoform X2 encodes MTALLSTFFRSKHRNVQPNLAGNLIRFSALVQSRKKAYFVLFLGGSSPAGSQVSVIVQVPAQLVWHRTLCPGRDYVLTELRVSKLPGHRYRVWMTSPSSQLLPLKPECVRELEIELAGAPLEANPQSLPWPSCPQDKKGPSPDCLVRDSILLSYTGMVTDTLNQPAGLYELDRKLELCLAYQQFHGLRRVVRPGVRLELQDVHLLQSVGGGTRRPILAPCLRGAVLLRGFSHQVPETQSSHQVSQGSLYEQLVWEHQLGLPVYLWATKALKDLACKLCPHVLRYHQFLKYSSPGDPGLGLQILAPILEVLIPPGCPGRNTHGEILEEPHHCPLQKYTQLQTPCFFPTLAVLKEEAKRRAWASFDPKTLLPLPEASHLPSWQLNQRLAWSWQCLLPSAFHPAPVLLGVLVPSSRKGCLQLRDQSGSLSCLLLAQPLQPITDPRLIGCLVRAERFQLVIERNVRSNFPSWKELSTTDFIQKKQARVYVQLLLADALILSVPRPVLQSATSSIPPRTEPSPPEGPHVEQSRLFLLSHKEALMKRNFSVPPSASSEVPQPTLSFHILGSWLGGTQRKEGTGWGPPEPKEDENSDQKVLLLFLGSSVRWFEFLHPGHVYRLVASGPPTLMLFKEGGSSCMSQRPLELAGCESCLTVQDEWTVELASSQDIPEVLGICPTLPESSLTDLLSGNFADSLVSFSAEIVSHLWMKPGTSGAVKRCVKLTVALETADYKFPPHLDVYIEDPHLPPPLGLLPGARVYFHQLEKRVSRSHNVYCCFRSSTCVQVLHFPPDTTVSAPLPHIYLAELLQGDKAPFRATASCHVVSVFSLHLLWVCAHCTSICPQGRCPRQSPTCPAQTSVSQASIRLLVEDGTAEAVVTCRNHQVAAVLGLCPSEWTSLLEFVRGPGKVALQFTGPGTQLESSAEVDEPLTLFLWTLCTSFSVLRPMVFSFELERKPSKIIPLEAPRLQQFQCGESPFLTRVNPKIRLSCLSIQEPEHPSALGALVSSC; translated from the exons atgactgctcTTCTCTCTACCTTTTTTAGAAGTAAGCACAGAAATGTGCAGCCAAACCTTGCTGGGAATCTAATTCGATTCAGTGCTCTGGTGCAAAGTCGGAAGAAAGCTTACTTTGTCCTGTTTCTTGGTGGATCCTCCCCAGCTGGCAGCCAGGTGTCTGTCATTGTACAG GTCCCTGCTCAGCTGGTGTGGCACCGAACCCTCTGTCCTGGTAGAGACTACGTGCTAACAGAACTGCGAGTGTCCAAGCTCCCTGGTCACCGTTACCGGGTGTGGATGaccagcccctcctcccagctGTTGCCACTGAAACCAGAATGTGTGCGAGAGCTGGAAATCGAGTTGGCCGGAGCCCCCTTGGAGGCCAACCCCCAATCACTGCCCTGGCCCAGCTGCCCCCAGGATAAGAAGGGTCCAAGTCCAGACTGTCTTGTCCGGGACTCCATACTCTTATCCTACACG GGGATGGTCACTGACACGCTGAATCAGCCTGCGGGCCTCTATGAGCTGGACAGGAAGCTGGAGCTCTGCCTCGCCTACCAGCAGTTCCATGGCCTTAGGCGGGTGGTACGACCAGGAGTCCGCCTGGAG CTCCAGGATGTTCACCTCCTGCAGTCAGTGGGTGGGGGGACGAGAAGACCCATATTAGCCCCCTGCCTTCGTGGCGCCGTTCTGCTTCGGGGCTTCTCTCACCAGGTGCCCGAGACTCAGTCTTCCCACCAAGTTTCCCAGGGCTCCCTGTATGAGCAGCTGGTATGGGAGCACCAGTTAGGACTCCCCGTCTACCTGTGGGCCACCAAGGCCCTGAAGGATCTGGCCTGCAA GCTGTGTCCTCACGTGCTGAGATACCACCAGTTCCTGAAGTATTCGTCACCTGGGGATCCTGGCCTGGGACTACAGATCCTGGCCCCGATCTTGGAGGTTCTCATTCCACCTGGCTGCCCTGGTCGGAACACACACGGCGAGATCCTTGAAGAGCCCCATCACTGTCCACTCCAGAAG TACACCCAGCTGCAGACCCCCTGCTTTTTCCCTACTTTGGCTGTTCTGAAAGAGGAAGCGAAGCGCAGGGCCTGGGCCTCCTTTGATCCTAAGACCCTTCTTCCCCTCCCAGAGGCTTCTCACTTGCCCAGTTGGCAACTCAATCAGCGCCTGGCCTGGTCCTGGCAGTGTCTGCTGCCTTCTGCATTCCACCCTGCCCCG GTACTACTTGGGGTCCTGGTGCCTTCATCTCGTAAAGGGTGTCTGCAACTTCGGGACCAGAGCGGTTCCCTGTCCTGCCTACTCCTGGCCCAGCCCTTGCAGCCCATCACTGACCCCAGGCTCATAG GTTGCCTGGTGCGGGCAGAGAGATTCCAGTTGGTCATAGAAAGGAATGTCAGAAGCAACTTCCCTTCCTGGAAGGAGCTGAGCACCACAGACTTCATCCAGAAGAAGCAGGCCAG AGTCTATGTGCAGCTTCTTCTGGCTGATGCCCTGATCTTGTCTGTGCCCAGACCCGTCCTTCAGTCAGCCACCTCCTCCATACCTCCTCGGACAGAGCCTTCCCCTCCAGAGGGTCCCCATGTAGAACAGAGCCGGCTGTTCTTGCTGTCCCACAAGGAGGCACTGATGAAGAGGAACTTCTCTGTGCCCCCAAGTGCCAGTTCAGAGGTGCCGCAGCCCACCCTCAGTTTCCATATCTTAGGGAGCTGGCTTGGGGGCacccagaggaaggagggaacTGGATGGGGCCCACCTGAACCCAAGGAAGATGAAAACTCAGATCAGAAG GTCCTCCTTCTGTTCCTCGGCTCTTCAGTCCGCTGGTTTGAGTTCTTACACCCAGGACACGTGTACCGGCTCGTGGCTTCTGGCCCTCCT ACATTGATGTTGTTCAAGGAGGGTGGTTCATCCTGCATGTCACAGCGTCCTCTGGAGCTGGCTGGCTGTGAATCCTGCCTCACTGTCCAGGATGAATGGACTGTGGAACTTGCGAGCTCCCAGGATATCCCAGAGGTGCTGGGTATCTGCCCGACACTGCCTGAATCCTCATTGACTGACCTGCTCAGTGGCAA TTTTGCAGATTCCTTGGTGTCTTTTTCAGCTGAGATTGTGTCACATCTCTGGATGAAGCCTG GGACCTCTGGGGCTGTGAAACGGTGTGTGAAGCTCACTGTAGCTCTGGAGACTGCCGACTACAAGTTCCCCCCTCACTTGGATGTGTATATTGAAGACCCACACTTGCCGCCCCCACTGGGACTTCTTCCCGGAGCCCGAGTCTACTTTCACCAGCTGGAGAAAAGAGTTTCCAG GTCCCACAATGTTTACTGTTGCTTCCGGTCATCGACCTGTGTGCAGGTCCTGCATTTCCCCCCGGATACCACAGTCAG TGCCCCCCTGCCCCACATCTACCTGGCCGAACTTCTGCAAGGTGACAAGGCCCCATTTCGGGCCACTGCTTCTTGCCATGTCGTTTCTGTCTTCAGCCTTCATCTGCTCTGGGTGTGTGCTCACTGTACCAGCATCTGCCCACAG GGAAGGTGTCCTCGCCAGAGCCCCACTTGCCCCGCTCAGACATCTGTAAGCCAGGCCAGCATCAG GCTCCTGGTGGAGGATGGGACTGCAGAAGCTGTGGTGACCTGTAGAAATCATCAAGTGGCAGCAGTTCTAGGGCTGTGTCCCAGTGAGTGGACCTCCCTCCTCGAGTTTGTCCGAGGGCCGGGGAAAGTGGCCTTGCAATTTACAGGGCCCGGAACCCAACTTGAG TCCTCAGCTGAGGTGGATGAGCCCTTGACCCTCTTCCTCTGGACCCTCTGTACCAGTTTCTCTGTCCTCCGCCCTATGGTGTTTTCTTTTGAGCTGGAGAGAAAACCCTCCAAGATCATCCCACTAG AAGCTCCTCGGCTACAGCAATTCCAGTGTGGGGAGTCCCCTTTCCTGACTCGTGTGAACCCCAAGATCCGACTGTCATGCCTCTCTATCCAGGAGCCTGAGCACCCCAGTGCCCTGGGGGCTTTAGTTTCCTCCTGCTAA
- the AURKB gene encoding aurora kinase B isoform X1 has protein sequence MAQKENAYPWPCGRPTAQPGLNTLPQRVLRKDPVTPSALVLMSRSNAQPTAAPGQKVVENSSGTPNIPKRSFTIDDFEIGRPLGKGKFGNVYLAREKKSHFIVALKVLFKSQIEKEGVEHQLRREIEIQAHLQHPNILRLYNYFYDRRRIYLILEYAPRGELYKELQKSRTFDEQRTATIMEELADALTYCHAKKVIHRDIKPENLLLGLRGELKIADFGWSVHAPSLRRKTMCGTLDYLPPEMIEGRTHNEKVDLWCIGVLCYELLVGNPPFESASHNETYRRIVKVDLKFPPSVPMGAQDLISKLLKHNPSERLPLAQVSAHPWVRAHSRRVLPPSAPQSVP, from the exons ATGGCCCAGAAGGAGAACGCCTACCCCTGGCCCTGTGGCCGGCCGACG GCTCAGCCTGGCCTGAACACCCTGCCCCAGAGAGTCCTCCGGAAGGATCCTGTCACCCCTTCAGCGCTTGTCCTCATGAGTCGTTCCAATGCCCAGCCCACAG CTGCCCCTGGTCAGAAGGTGGTGGAGAACAGCAGTGGGACCCCCAACATCCCGAA GCGTTCCTTCACAATCGATGACTTTGAGATTGGGCGTCCTCTGGGCAAAGGCAAGTTTGGAAATGTGTACTTGGCTCGGGAGAAGAAAAGCCATTTCATCGTGGCGCTCAAAGTCCTCTTCAAGTCTCAGATTGAGAAGGAGGGTGTGGAGCACCAGCTGCGTAGAGAGATCGAAATCCAAGCCCATCTGCA ACATCCCAACATCTTGCGTCTCTACAACTATTTCTACGACCGGCGAAGGATCTACTTGATTCTGGAGTATGCCCCCCGAGGGGAGCTCTACAAGGAGCTGCAGAAGAGCCGAACTTTTGACGAGCAGCGAACAGCCACG ATCATGGAGGAGCTGGCAGATGCTCTGACGTACTGCCATGCGAAGAAGGTGATTCACAGAGACATCAAGCCAGAGAACCTGCTCTTGGGGCTCCGGGGAGAGCTGAAGATTGCTGACTTCGGCTGGTCGGTGCATGCCCCCTCCCTGAG gaggAAGACAATGTGCGGCACTCTGGACTACCTGCCCCCAGAGATGATTGAGGGGCGCACGCACAATGAGAAGGTGGACCTGTGGTGCATCGGTGTGCTCTGCTACGAGCTGCTGGTGGGAAACCCACCCTTTGAGAGTGCTTCCCACAATGAGACGTACCGGCGCATTGTCAAG GTGGACCTAAAGTTCCCTCCTTCTGTGCCCATGGGAGCCCAGGACCTCATCTCCAAGCTGCTCAAGCATAACCCCTCAGAACGCCTGCCACTGGCCCAGGTCTCAGCCCACCCTTGGGTCCGGGCCCACTCTCGCAGGGTACTGCCTCCCTCCGCCCCTCA